From a region of the Daphnia pulicaria isolate SC F1-1A chromosome 1, SC_F0-13Bv2, whole genome shotgun sequence genome:
- the LOC124321078 gene encoding beta-glucosidase 6-like, whose amino-acid sequence MKVTNCARFLMQFAVFALTTGIYVDEPLVYDNFSSDFMWAAATSAYQIEGGWDADGLSIYDVWMNDPNHVSDGSSRKVACNSYYFYQKDIEALQSLGVTHYRFSISWARVLPNGIGEVNQAGIDYYKTLIAALKAAKIEPMVTLYHWDLPQALELIGGWLNISIVDWFEEYSRLCYTEFGNDVKYWITINEPWVIAYQGYGSGNTAPGTYGPGTYTYQVGHHIILAHARAYQAYETSFKPTQNGKVGITLNINWYDQRRPIRKY is encoded by the exons ATGAAGGTCACTAATTGTGCCAGATTTTTAATGCAGTTTGCCGTCTTCGCACTTACTACAGGTATTTATGTGGATGAACCGTTAGTCTATGACAACTTCTCGTCTGACTTCATGTGGGCTGCGGCTACAAGCGCTTATCAGATCGAAGGCGGATGGGATGCTGAcg GACTAAGTATCTACGACGTCTGGATGAACGATCCAAATCACGTGTCTGACGGATCGTCCAGAAAAGTAGCTTGTAACAGTTACTACTTCTACCAAAAGGATATTGAAGCCCTTCAAAGTTTGGGA GTTACTCATTATCGATTTTCTATTTCCTGGGCCCGAGTTCTCCCCAACGGCATCGGTGAAGTTAACCAGGCAGGAATTGATTACTACAAAACGTTGATAGCGGCGCTTAAAGCCGCCAAAATCGAACCAAtg GTGACCTTGTATCACTGGGACTTACCACAAGCACTAGAACTGATAGGGGGATGGCTAAATATAAGCATTGTCGATTGGTTTGAAGAATATTCTCGTCTCTGTTATACTGAGTTTGGCAACGAC GTGAAATATTGGATCACTATAAACGAACCATGGGTCATTGCATATCAAG GATACGGTTCTGGAAATACTGCGCCAG gGACATACGGGCCAGGTACTTACACCTATCAGGTGGGTCACCATATTATTTTGgctcacgccagagcatatcaAGCATATGAAACCTCATTCAAACCAACTCAAAACG GGAAAGTTGGAATAACGCTTAATATCAACTGGTACGATCAGAGACGACCAATTCGAAAATATTGA